CCTTCTGGAAAGTGAGGAATCCTCAATATCTGAAGAGAGTTGAGGAAGTTAATGCCTTCAGGTAAAGCCTCCAGTTTATCACAATTGATAATGCTGATCTCTGTCAGGTTGGAGGCGCTTCTTGGCAACCCTCCGATCGGGAAGGAAACGAGATTTCCACAGCCATAAATCAATAACGACTGAATTTTGGAGAGGTTACATAGGCCTTCTGGTAAGAATTTAAGATTTTGACACAAATAGATGCAAAGATATTCAAGACATGTGTTTTCCTCGAACCTCTCTGTTATTGACTCCAGCCGTTTACAAGTATCTATGAGAAGGTGTTTAAGCGTCTTGGGTAGATGACCTCTGGATGATAAGGACGTCAGAGATGGACAGATATCAATGCTCAAGTACTCAAGACAAGATGTCTCCTCTTGCAtcagagaaggaaaagaagacaaagaaCCCTCTATCCCAACATCCACTAAAGATTTCAAATTTTGGCATCTTcgtattattattcttcttatACTTGGGGGTATCTGgtctctggcaagatacatcAAAGAAGGGCACGACTCAATTGTTAGAACTTTAAGAGAATGTGGCAAACTAGCCTCTGTAAAAGAAACCAGATTTGAGCATTCATCTATCTGAAGTTCTTGAAGTGATGTCAAGTGATGCAATTGAACAAGCTTGGAGTTGCCTTTAATGACCAAACGACGAAGAGAAACTAGGTGTTGCAGTAATCTATCCTCATTCTTCCATGAAGACGTCAGCTCCTCACAACCGGTTATATTTAAATCTTTAACCATTGATAATCCTCTCATGAATCTCTCTGGTCGGAATGTCAACTTCAAAATATCTGAAAGATGCATGGACTCCAGTAACCGAAATTCAACTGCACTTGCATGCACCATCCCTTTGCAACCGTGGATGTCTATATTACGAAGTTGTTTGTAGTTGGCAATTGAAACCATCAAATTTTCACACTCATCAATTTCAAGCTTTTCTAATGAATCAAGGTCCTCTGGTAGCCTACCCTCCAAAACTGGGCATCGTTTAATAGTCAGCTTTGTCATGCAAGGGAAAACTCCAATTCCTTGATATGATTCGCAAGGAGACCACTCCTTCCAATGTTGCATGTCTTGAAACAAAAGGGTTTGTAACAGTGGAAAAGGCAAGCATCCCTCTCCATAAAACTCAAGACCCACGCTTTCCACTCGGGGCATTCCTATTATATGAAGTTCTTTGAGACAAGGCAATTTCCCCAGTGGTGGCAAGAACGAACAATTATTACAATTGTATAACCGAATGAGCACCATATTAGAGAATAAAGGATCTCCCAGCCATGTTGCAAATTCTAAACCGCCATAACCTGTGATCGTAAGTTGTTTCAGCTTTCTAGAAGGTTGTAACATGTCAAGCACATCTGATTTCGGTTCTCGCATGTCTTTCCATTTAAGTACCAAAACATCAAGCCCCTCCTTGCTAATTAAGTCAGCCCTTCTTGCATCCTCAGCATCAATCACATTCTCCAATCCTGAGAGGTGCAACGTCGATTTGAGATGCCGAAGTGGCCCTATCTCTCTGATTTTTGACTCATGACCTTTTCCCACAACAAAATTAGTAATGGTTTGCAGGTTAGCCAATTGACCAAATTGCGGTGGCATTCCTTCTAACAAGGGTACATCAGAAATGTTGAGATGCCGCAGATTAATTAGATTACTCATGTTTGTAGGTAGCACCTTCAAAAGAGAACAATTTTCTAGTATCAACGTCTGTAGGTTGTAAAGAGTGCTTACTGATTCAGGCAAACTCACTATTAGTGTGTAAGAAAGATCAAGGTATCGAAGAAACTTCAAATCACCAATTGAATTTAGGAGCTCAGTTATTGTATAGCCATTCAAAGAGAGCACTCTCAAGTATTGCAATTTTGGCAATAAATCATGATTAACCTTGCTAGTCAGGCTATTCCTCCGAGCATCTGAAAGTTGAAGTGGTAAGAAAGTTCGCAGATGAGTGACCTCAAAAAAGGccttaaattttttaactCCATCAAACTCACCAGAGATGTATGACATATGACGAACCTTTGGAGAACATCTGCGTTGCATGCTATCATCCAATCTAAAACATGTGTCTCCTGCAGCCCACCGTGCCAATTCACTAACAAGGTCATGCATTACATATTGTGAATTGTTTTTACTTGACTTTTGAAATAATGACCTAGATATCAGCTCACGAAAATACTCTCCGCCTATATCTTCCATTTGTTTACTTTCTTCAGATTGCTGAATCAAACCCTCTGCCATCCAGAGAAGAATCAACTGCTTCTCTCCAAACTCATAGTCATTGGGAAGTATTGAGCAATAGGCAAAACACCTTTTCAAACTTGATGCGAGATAATGGTAGCTCACGTTTAATACTGGcagaatgtttattttatctgATAGCTTCCACAAATTGCTATTCAGTATTTCTTCCCATTCATCTATTTCTTTACAACCCAAAAGGCCACCAAGAGCCCTTGCGGCCAAAGGCAATCCACCACATTTTATAGCAATTTTCTCCCTATATAACTCAATATTTGGTGGCTTTCCGTTGTTAACATTCAAGAATGCATGCTGCTCAAACACTCTCCAACAATCGTCATTTGATATGCACTCCAAATTATGAACTTCAATGGCTCTCATCATTTTTGCAACTTCTCCATCACGTGTTGTCACAATTACCTTACTCCCTAGTGCCCCAACACGAAAAGGCGACTGAAGTTTGATCCATAGATCATAGTCACATGTATTCCAAACATCatctaaaacaattaaaaactTTTTACCTGCTAATTCCTTGCTCAGATTATCCTGAATGTTGCTGAATTCCTCCAAATCACAGTGCCGGGAAGTGATTGATTCAAGAATTGCCCTTGTTACTCTAACAATGTTGAAATCATCAGACACGGACACCCATGCCTTAGGGCTGAATTTCATGGAAACATCATTGTCGTTGAATACAAGCTGAGCAAGCGTTGTCTTCCCCACTCCAGCCATGCCAACAATAGAAACTACATGAAAATTGGCAGAACTAGGCTCATCTCTTGACAGCAATTCCAGAATCTTTGCTTTATCACCATCTCTTCCAACAACCGGTCCATCTAACAAACTTGAACTTGGTGACCTCTGGCGTGCCTTACTAGAACTTGTGCCAATATAATTTAAACCCAGCTTGTCTTTTTGTTCAGATATCTCATGTAATCGATCAGTAATCACCTTTATTTCTGAGTTCATACTACTGTTGAATTTAACTCTTGGAATTAGGCTTCGTACCTTACTTGCGATAGCCCCATGTAGCTTATTTGCCCTGCGCCGAAACATCTCGGTGGAAAACTTGTCCAACATGTCTTCCACATCATATGCCAAATCTTTGAGATCATCCAGCCACAGTTTCACAGCCTCGCTCCTTAGTTGCTTTTCCTCCGCATCATGCAGCACCGCTCCAATTGCAGATAACATTGTAGTCCATTTCTTCATCTCCTTGCCAACACCCTCTTTCTGTGCAAAGTTGAGAAAGTTGCGAGGAGTCAACCGGTCGAGCAGCAGTTGAAGGAATGCAGCAAGAAAGATCTCTCCAAGTGCCatagtttcttttttgcatAAGAGAAGCACTGTCACAGTGAAAATGAATAGAACTAAGCAATCAAATAAGTAACAACAATATATAAGATTCAAGACTTTGTGATGCAGAAAGTCAAACTAGGAAGAGGTCCATCTGGCCATTTGCAAATTATCCTTAGTTTGGCGGGGTCGATATGTCCAACAGCTGGCACACAAGAAAATGCTAGGAAATTGAATAGAAGTGTAAAATCTAAATCAATCATTTCCAGGAATGTCAAACTAATTTGGTCATTATCTACAATTGCTCAAGCATTCCTTTTCTGTATGTCATCCAAACTTGTTAGTTTTCTGCATTTAACAAAATCATGACCACCCAATTAATCTAATGTCTTTAAAGTTGAGGaactgggttttttttctttaaatgtgtaaaaaaacaaaaaaaacaaaaaaaaggtttaCTGAATGCTTTGTCGTTTCTGAAGAAGAACATCCTACCAATCAACCAATCGATGTGCAAGACATTCCCCACAAGCCACGGCAATCACCAGCAAATACTTTTCATCCTATTTCTCTACAGTTTCTTGTAAGAAAAAAAGGGCCTATGCATTGCTCTATAATTTTCATCACTTATTCACGATGCTCTGaacaaaaagttaaaaatcaAGAAGAAACTACCTGGTCTTGTGTGCTTTCCTGGCTTTTTATACCATTTGCTTTGCAGTCACCTTTTGCAATTTTAATTTCCGAgcttttcctcttctcttcttccacTTTCTTCATGTTCACAGATACCAATGAACCtatatagaaaagaaaattcttcCATATTCTTAGTCTGACAATTttgcaacttttttttttttttttttttttttcattttgtgattGATTAGCTGATCGAATTTATGCTAATTTAATTAGaccattatttatttatttatggcaAAACCACACTTGTAGTCCCAATGGTTTCCAATTTTTACCACTAAAGTTCCTATGGTTTCAATTTCGTCACTTTTGCCACAGTGTTTTAGGATTCCAAGCAATTTGAGGACACTTCTCAATTTTCGTCAGATTCCTTTTAGTTTCGTTAAGGCATCAGCTCCTGTCAATTATTGAATAAGTTGAGGGGCATGAAGGTAAAATCTCTCGCAATTCATAGCACGCGTGCCCCTAAAATAACCCAGCATATTCATTGTTCTTACTCCAGAGAAAGAGAACACAAAGGCTCAAATcctcaaacacaaattaagGATTTCTTTTGGTCTTTTAGggtttaattgaaaaattctCATATGTGCATAAAAGTTAATCGATTGAAGGAGCTAGTTAACCAAAATGATGAAGAGCACAGGAAAAGGCAATGGAAGCTTGAACAAACCAGGTTTGAAAGAGCTTGATTATTTAACTTAGTTTCGATTTGATATAGGGGCTTTCAATGGTTAAAGTGTTTGTTGCTTTcaatgcttcttttttttttttttcgattgTCTGCATGTGTTATTTCTGGAGAATTACATGATTTGTAGCCTTTTATATTGGATTGAGTTTGTCTCTTAGCTTAGTGGGATAGTTGGTGGGAAATTAAaggcttttttctttttggaataTGAAGTAAAGGCAGTGGTCCCGTGCATGTTTTCACTACTAAAGGCTAAAGCATAGTGCTCctatttatttgcataaagtATTCAATATGcatgttttccatttttgttctcATTTGGTTAtgccaaaaaatttcaaatgttGGGCCACCCCAATTGCTTTATAATGTAGCATTGGATGACGTTTTAGATGCCttttttaatgaggttttTAATTATCAGTCACAATTGAACCAAGAATATGTAGAATAAGTGCCTAATACAGGAACTATAGAAGTTTCTGTAGAGCTGACTAGGAATGTCATCAATGAAGAGGGAAATGAAGAGGAAACCAGTGAAGAAGAGTGATAGGAGTCGCCCCAGATTCCTCCTTGAAATCTATGACAGACCCTGCTTCCCGTCCAGCATCTAACCGATGCCAGACCCACTTTCCTAAAATGTTCTTTAGCCCTACTTTAAACTAACAAAGACTTTGACTTTTGTCGAAAATTTCGGCAGAATCTCTCTtgtaaattgaataatttccAATCTATAGTACCTGCAACGAGCGCAAATATAATCCCAACTTTCAGCATGCGGTAAAGGCGCACACAACAATTAAGACTATTGAAATGGGCCTTAGGCCCTCTACCCGAACTTTAAAACGAGCAACTAAAGAGCAACTAAAGATTAAGTTTGcaacccaagaaaaaaaaataaaggtgaAGAGTGAACATTATTACGAAGCGGACAACGATAATGCATTGACGTGATGGTCTTGACCTTGGATATCTAGAACCATGGGGGCcgtaaaatagaaaatgtgaGTGAACGAAAATAAAGCATTaaacataatttatattcAACATAAATAACCCCCTCTGTTTTAGAAAATAATGTCATGCAATAAAATCCTTTGTTTGCGTACATATATACCAACCGATACTCCTAAACATTTCAATTCAGTAAAATTCATATCATAACATACGATAAGGAAAACTATGTAATTAATACTTCTCAAATTCTTGgaaaacaatataaatttgTTTATGTAATCCTTATTGTAAAACCGTATACTCAAACACCAAAGTAAACCcgttaatataaaatttaatcatcaaaacccaaaatccttttCCCCATAACTATACCCTTGCAAAAATATAACATGCCCAGTAATTTTCAAATATCCAATCTCAATCCCGAACTTCATTTCAAATGTTCATACATATGCAGAGTGCTCTCAATGCACATGCTCAAGAGACATCAACCTGGAAATAAATCCACATATATACccgtacacacacacacacacacacacattcaccACACCATCATTAAGTAttgggaaacaatccaaccggaCGATTGTTTGACTAGACCACAGGACACATTACCCTGTGACTATGGTTGAGCAGTCCAACCAAGAGACTTACTAGCACTACCCTAGTCAACTAGCCAAACCTACATCCGCGTTAGCCCAAGTTTTTTAATAGAATCaattaaaacataacaaaTTAACAACTATAACCACAATACATTATAAATAGTCATGTTCTTCTTGCGTAATAAATTGAAGATTTGGAATCAAATTCACATGATAACGTATGCTAGTAAagtataattattttgatgaaCTTGAGGGCGACCCTTCATAGCATGTGACAGTGATTCCCCAGATATGAATACTCCGCTCCATTTGGTGAACCCGAGAATTGAACTCTTGCTTTGATACATTGGCCACCCCAACAACTACATGGCACTATGAAATCTGCAATAGATCTATAAACGGTAAAGTGAGATAAAGGCACTGTGAATCTTTCACAATACCAAAAAGTCCATATCCAAGGGTATAGACAAATGAAGTAGGTAAAATTGTACTATATGGTACAGACTGATGTTTCATATGAAACAGTTACATCAAGCACAGGTAAAAGTGTACTATATAGTACAaaccccctttttttttttttaagaggaGGATCAAAATATCATTTCCACCCAACAAACAGTTACATCAAGCACAGTATATTTTGAGTGgctcgttaaaaccttccgAAGAAAACCCAATAGGATAAAATTTTGGAGTGaaaaagagtaccacacatACCAAAACACAACTCAAAGAATACAAAGACAAGGAGGCTAATCTCTTAAGACTGTCATCCCAACCCAACTACTAACCTTAAATGCAATTACATGTGCTTGCTTTTCCGAATGATATTTATTCTATgtaaaattttcaactattTCTGTGAAGTAGTTGTCTAGTATACCAGCTGGGCTAGTAAAGTTGgtagctataaaaaaaataaaaataaaaacaaagggaaattgtattattttttttaataataaaaatatgtgGAAGCCAATATACCTCTATTTTTTGAGAATTTAtccaaaataaccaaaatttgatccttaatttaaaaaatatcagtttttgtaaaatatttcaaatatagcAAAAAACTCACTTAAATAGACACAAATGCCCTCAAATTTAAAACCCTTATAAGCCTAAAAAATAaaccttattaaataaaactttgGAATATTTTTAACCCACGTTTGTACAGAAGAACAGAAGTTGAAATATATCATCctatttattgatattttaatcaatCTAAATTTAGTCCCAATTCAAGCATCACCAAACATCGGTTAAGTGTTATTCAACTTAAGCCAATTCAAGTCAAGACAATTTCTGAGAATAGTTCATGCCAAGACAATCTTCCGTAACAAACAGGGCTAAAGGGACCAACTTGGCAAATGACTGAAAGACTTGTTTCCGAATCAATTGCCCAAGTCTGTCCGAATGACACCATTATTTTGTCTTCTTTGATGGATCAATCCGCCGAGTGTTCCCCACACGCATAAATGCTGCACtagcttctcaaagaagctaATATGTTTCAAAATTGGCAGCCCATCCCACACTTCACATTGCCTTTTAAAAGCCACACAACCATATTTGTACAATATGAGTGCCAAAGTCAAAAGAATTTTCCACAGAAAATAATTGATTTGTAGgccaaagaaaaatcaaatcatgatATAAGTCAGTGTTCCCAACATTTTTcactaaaaaattatatccTTGTTGTTGAGTTTGGTTggattttactttttgttgtattgttgtgcctttttgtgttttcttaataaaatttagggtttgtcCAA
The Prunus dulcis chromosome 2, ALMONDv2, whole genome shotgun sequence DNA segment above includes these coding regions:
- the LOC117617411 gene encoding putative disease resistance protein At3g14460, with the protein product MALGEIFLAAFLQLLLDRLTPRNFLNFAQKEGVGKEMKKWTTMLSAIGAVLHDAEEKQLRSEAVKLWLDDLKDLAYDVEDMLDKFSTEMFRRRANKLHGAIASKVRSLIPRVKFNSSMNSEIKVITDRLHEISEQKDKLGLNYIGTSSSKARQRSPSSSLLDGPVVGRDGDKAKILELLSRDEPSSANFHVVSIVGMAGVGKTTLAQLVFNDNDVSMKFSPKAWVSVSDDFNIVRVTRAILESITSRHCDLEEFSNIQDNLSKELAGKKFLIVLDDVWNTCDYDLWIKLQSPFRVGALGSKVIVTTRDGEVAKMMRAIEVHNLECISNDDCWRVFEQHAFLNVNNGKPPNIELYREKIAIKCGGLPLAARALGGLLGCKEIDEWEEILNSNLWKLSDKINILPVLNVSYHYLASSLKRCFAYCSILPNDYEFGEKQLILLWMAEGLIQQSEESKQMEDIGGEYFRELISRSLFQKSSKNNSQYVMHDLVSELARWAAGDTCFRLDDSMQRRCSPKVRHMSYISGEFDGVKKFKAFFEVTHLRTFLPLQLSDARRNSLTSKVNHDLLPKLQYLRVLSLNGYTITELLNSIGDLKFLRYLDLSYTLIVSLPESVSTLYNLQTLILENCSLLKVLPTNMSNLINLRHLNISDVPLLEGMPPQFGQLANLQTITNFVVGKGHESKIREIGPLRHLKSTLHLSGLENVIDAEDARRADLISKEGLDVLVLKWKDMREPKSDVLDMLQPSRKLKQLTITGYGGLEFATWLGDPLFSNMVLIRLYNCNNCSFLPPLGKLPCLKELHIIGMPRVESVGLEFYGEGCLPFPLLQTLLFQDMQHWKEWSPCESYQGIGVFPCMTKLTIKRCPVLEGRLPEDLDSLEKLEIDECENLMVSIANYKQLRNIDIHGCKGMVHASAVEFRLLESMHLSDILKLTFRPERFMRGLSMVKDLNITGCEELTSSWKNEDRLLQHLVSLRRLVIKGNSKLVQLHHLTSLQELQIDECSNLVSFTEASLPHSLKVLTIESCPSLMYLARDQIPPSIRRIIIRRCQNLKSLVDVGIEGSLSSFPSLMQEETSCLEYLSIDICPSLTSLSSRGHLPKTLKHLLIDTCKRLESITERFEENTCLEYLCIYLCQNLKFLPEGLCNLSKIQSLLIYGCGNLVSFPIGGLPRSASNLTEISIINCDKLEALPEGINFLNSLQILRIPHFPEGGFPPYLASLSIMNLKICRPLLEWGLHRLTSLRVLCISGEDPDLVSFPPEKEMLLPESLVQLDIIGFPNLKYLGFQFLTSLESLKIWSCPKLTSIPGEGLSLSLTQLSIRECPILEEKCKPGKGQYWPSISHIPYIWIGGRKITTP